The genomic region ATTGTGAACACAACTATGGATTGCAATGTAGACTGTCTtacagcaaatggtatttatcatgtagagaaagttaatacaagtcactttctaatgtattgtgattgtccatattgcctcctttggtgGATTGATTAagctttccatcacattatacactgctcgtatccaaggGTTATTGCATCCCTGCAATCCAGCACTGGTAGCCATGCTTGCACATTATGGGACAAAGGGCCTATCCGCACTCTCGTGGTCCCTGCTACCAGAGAGGCCGGTACATTTACATATagagtgcaagcacggccaccgctgctggattgcagggtggtcataaccatgcaaatgagaagtgtataatgtgatggaaaaatgaatcaagccagcaaaggaagcaatatggacaatcagaatacattagtaagttccttttattaactttctctaaatgACAAATGTCATTTGCTTAAGTATGACAACTCACTATGGAGGTTAATTTCACATATAAACTGTAAGACTGTGTTACACAGTGGGCGCAAATTTTAAAGAGAATTTTAAAGCTTTGTTATTTTGAGATCCAAAATTctgaaaacattaaaaaaatatatatatatatctgtatagctaTCGGCATTTCtttcttctcaaacagatgatggtAGTAATATCTGTTCATTGGCCTGAGATGCACAATATTTTTTTAGGTGGACAAACCATGTCTATGTGCTAGAACAAAAATCTGCACCAGCAAGGGAACTGGTGTAGAGCTCAGGTATAATTTATACCAGTTTCCTGCCTTAAATTATAATAAATCCTTTGAGCCGACTGCATATTCCACTCAATATCCTGTCTACTATTTggaaaatcccccaaaaagtcaCAAGTTTTTGTGTGAAAGGAAGTGTGCTGCTGTGGGCCCTAGAGTTCAATAACAAAAGAGGGGGCTTAAGAGCTAAGCACATAGTGTTTTATTATTGAGTTTGATGTATGCAAAGTAGCGGTAACATCCTAAGCTTTGGCGTGCCTGAAGGCAGCCATAATTATATAATTTAACTCTATGAAGATGCAAAGAATTTTCAACTCTATAAATAATTAGGCACTGACCTCTATAAAGGCATTTTAAAAACATAATCTGCCCAGAATGTCAGATCTATTGAGGTAAAGAAAAAAATGCTTCTCAGTGGTGGAAAGAGATGAGCCAACCGATTTAACACAAGTAAAATTCAAcacaaatttaataaaaaattgaatTGCATCTGAATCCAAATTTGTGGAATTAAAATTTGGGCAAATTGTGAAaaaagagatataaaaaaaaaataaaaaagcagggAGTAGAGAGAAAACATACAAATcttggagacctcagagtgtcatacaccaGTTGGAGAACTTTCAATTTGGGTAACATTGATTTGGGCCAGAATAAAATTGGTTGACTGATTTAGCCGCATGAAACCCAAATCAAATTTTGACAGATTCAGTCATCTCTACTGGtggatatttttttaacctgatAATGACCAACCTTTTTACACTGCATAGCGCTCATTAAATGATATGAACAGAAGAAAAGAGAAGACAGAAAGGGTAATAAATAGCTTCTGTGTTCACCTCAGGGTCCTCATTTATCTTTGACTAATGGAGACCCAACCTGCTCCATCTATACTTAaggagcaggagctttaatccATGTACAGTGCTCCACATGGGCTTTAATCTGGAGCACCATACATGGAATAAAGTTCTTGCTCCTGCAGTCTATATTGGGtcccccgctgtcagtgacagatgAGGActctgaggagaagacagaagaggTTTATTACtgtttctgtcttcttttttttctgcagatATTAATGAGCACTATGCAGTGAATACAGTGACaaagtgaaaaatataaaataaaagagtATCAATGTCCCACAGAGTTCTTTTTAATTACTTTTTGTGGGACATATTacgtggcaaaaatatatttaaaaaaatgtcaacCAAAACCATGAATGTGAAACTATGCATATTATATATCAATATAATATCATCAAAATGTCAATaacccccacaaaatatggaaccCATTTGAATCATTTattttggtggcagtttgcatatTTCTAAAATAAGGAGcaatagtttgaaaaaaaatacctttttaaaaatTGTTTGTAGACTTCCCCAAATAAAACTAAGGCCTCTTGTACATGTATGTAAGGACTGTTAAACCACCACATGCACTAAAGCACAAAAGCACAAAAAAAAGTGTATGGTCACTGAGGTCAATCTAAGAAAGTTGTTTTACCTATAACATATGTAAGGATATGTTCAGACATCAGATTTAAATTTAACACATCCTTTGTGACAGAAATCCAAGGCGGTGCCCTCAGATTACTGCCTCTCAGTTTGATGTGGTAAGTGCAGCATGTGTGCAGAAAATACACAGCAGACCGAAAGGAGGATTAGTCTCACTATCCTTCATGAGTTTTAccttttgtttaaaggggttttcccatctcagacaatggggacatatcactaggataggccctcattgtctgataggtgtgggtcccacctcttggaGAACAGAGCCTTAAAAGTGGTGGAGGACGCagcccaccctccattcatttctatggggccaagaaAAATAGCCAAaagctatttccatcagccccctAGAAATTAATGGAAGCGGTGGCAGTGCAAGcgcagtgtgctcccattcacttctatggggagagggcttggtggtggccgggcccagggaaacccggggtcctccagccaccaccttccctgatccgttctcgatataggtgcaggttccagacCCGCACCTAACAGACAATGGGGacttatcctagcaatatgcccccattgtctcagatgggaatacccctttaatcgaAGATCCGGACAGaaatttttttatgcatttgaaACCACAATTACACGAACAGGATGAGGATTTAAGCATGTAAACGCAGATGAAATCCATGTAAACTCCAACACATTAGCATACTATAAAACAGAACTGTCAATTCACGAATGCGCTGGAGATGTCAATACAGCCTTCGCCTTCTCATATAGAAAAAAATCTGTGGTCTCATCACACATAAAGTAAAGAAATGCTAGAACTGGTCTTTTGTGACAGATGGAGACCCAGAGGTGTATGTGCAGCATATGCTGATATTCCCGTCTATATGTTTCAACAATCTGCATATAAAATGTATGCAGCTTACACTCCAGACTGAGCAATGAAAATTCCCTTCAATCGAACCAACCAGCTGAAACTCACGACACATAGAGTTCAGCGATAGACTATATGGCAGCTTCTATCTCCTTTCGTTTGATTTTAAATGAATGCCAATTTAGCAATCTCTATCATGTATGCAGATGTTGCCTTATTATTCATACCAATCTGCATACGTTTTCTTAGCACACGTATCACAGACACAATCCTACAAGTATCACCAGTCTGCATAAATACGCAAAATGCAAAATGTGATCACCCCATTTAACAACACATACCTAACAGCAAGCAGTTCTCGTAGAAGCAATATATTAGGGTGCTACTATGTCCGTATACAATTATTAGTTGCCTCATTTTATTCCATCTAAATTGCAGCATTATGAAATCAGAACAAATGATAGAACTGCAATTGATTTCTCCATAAGGGATGAAGAATCCAGCGCCATGTCATACCATGGGGAAAGAGAATGCAACATTAAATACCGTTGTTATGATCAGTAAGGCAAATGAATCTAGAATTCACAAAGAATGTAGGTGGACAACCTTTATTTTGTACCTGATCACATTATATCAAGTCATGTTTACACATCAACCATTTCCTGTATCAGTTTGGTATATCTCAATGTTTAAGATTAATGCAATGTGATCACAGAAACGAGTCAGGCATTTAAATACATATTAAGGAGTACATAGATTTTCTATTTAGTATACAAAGTATTTCATGTATATGAATTtcttttctatttaaaaaaatattttatacccCGCTCACATAGCAAGCATATCCAGAAAATCAATGCAACCGACCTGATTGCAAATaataactcttttttttttatatatatatatatagaagctcTCACTCAATTCACATTTTgcagaagaaagaaaaatatattgttaAATAATTGTGAACTATATTCATTTTAAGGTGTAGACAAGTATGGTTCAAGTGACTGAATTTATTTTTGTAGAATTTGTAAAGCATGGTTTATGCACTTGCACATTTTTAACGTGACTTTTCCACTTTACCTAATTTAGGGTTACCCGAAATTTTACTCAATTTTCTTAAAGACAGTGGTGTTCCTTCACATGCTTTGACTTGTCGGAGATTAGTGTTTAAAATTTTAGACCTTAACCCAAACGTTATCACCAGCCTTATCCATTAGGAGGTTGATGTAAAAGTAGAGATAGATACCTTCACTGGAATCAGTTTTTGTTGCAATAACCAATCACATGGAGATAGAAGTTTTGCATTTGGGTAcaaaatatacaggagatgcctctCTAGTTGAGGGTAATTATGTCATAATAACAACAAAGTATCCCTTTGGCAATAGTGTCTGGTGCAATCCTAGAGATCCATAATGAAGGTGTTCTGAAAAATTAGAACCTACAAAGAAATTTCTTCAACATATGCAACCATAAGCAACTGGACACTCCTGAAATCACCTGCATCTATGCCTATATAGATAATATTTGGAAGTTTAAAGTCTACAAAGGCACTTTTCATCATTGAATTATTGTCTCTATTAAGAATGACTCTGCGTGACCTACATTTTGCTCAACGCTGTTTGTTCTTCAAGCACTTGTAAGTAATCAGGTGTGCCTTGAAGTTTGGCTTTGAGTTCAAAATATTCACTCTTTCTCTGCTCTACTACAATTTTACTGTGGTTTCCACCTATCAAAGATTTCTTGCATTTTTTATCTTGTAGCTTTTCGGGATAGTGTATTTCGAAGCCACTGACTCCTATGCTATTATATTCTTTTTTACTTTCTAAAAAATTCTGGATAAATAAATTGGAGTCTCTTCCTGGAAAGAATTCATCCAGTTCATCAATTGTGCTAAGTCTTTTTTTAGAATCCCCATGCAATGAGTCTTTGTCTTTGTCAGCCATGTTCCTGAGGACCACTTTTTGCCCTTGGTGATCAGAAAATGGAAATCCCATTTCAGTATCCTTTATACCACAAGTGTGGCTCTTACTCATTTGTTCAATAGTCTGTGGAAAAAAGGTTTCTGCAGATATACCATCCATCTTAAGGGCTTTCTGGTCATGCTTTCTCAGCTGGAGTTGCATAGAACTGCACTCCTGATTCCCAATGCCTTCATGCTTTACTGTGGGTTTTTTATTACGTCTCAAAACAAAAACGAGAAGGCAAAACGCAACAAAAACAGTTAAAATAAGCACTACCAAAATACTAAGTATTAAAATAGATAAAGGGACAGGACCTCCTGGGGGGCTTTTCATGGGACCCAAAGGAGTGGTAAAAATGATGGCAGGGATTGGGCTTGTGTACTGTGTGGGTGGCTTATTTATTAGTTTGGGgcacaaaatttcatttttcagtgATCTCAGCTCAATGTTTGCAAATTGGACAGGTGTCTCACATTTGACCTCTTTCATGACAATACCTTCACTGAGTTTCTCCAGCCAGAGTTTCAACGCAACTAAATCACAAGTGCAGTCCCATGGGTTTCCTTCCAGATCTATCTGTGTGAGAGATTTGAGCTGGTCAAGAACGCCACTTACAGGCAAGTACATGAAATGATTATTTCGTATATTAAGCCTTGCCAGGGGAACTCCGGAGAAAATATAGGCTGGCAGGCTTCTCAGAAGGTTATTATTTAAATATAGCAACTGAAGATTTGGCATCGATTCAAAGGTCCCCCCCAATATTTCTCTTATCACATTGTATTCCAGGTAAAGGTACTGCAGATTGTGCAAACCAGTAAATATTTCAGGGCTGAGGCGTTCTATTTGGTTTCCATTGAGATAAAGCCTCCTTAGGTTAGTAAGATTACAAAAGACATTTCCTTGAATCATTGTTAATTGATTGCTTCCTAAATGAAGCAAATCCAGACCTTCAAACTCTGCAAAGTCTGTTTGTTCTACTTGCTTGATATAATTCCCATTGACGTGAAGTTTCTTTGCATTTATGGGTTTAGGTACCAGCTCAGCTAATGAATATACATTCCTTTCCTGACAGTTAACACTTAATCCCAAGTCAGAAGGATGGGTTTTACAAACACACGGAGATGGACAAGGTGACAGGGGAGGCACCCTGGTCTGAAATGATACAATCTGGCTAATGGTGTGGTTGGGTACAGATTTGCCAGATACAATGCCAGAGTTTTTGGAtggattggttgtttttggggaCTTGGTGACCAGACGATTTAGTGATGTTTGAGCGGTATGTCCCCCAGGAGTGGTGAATGTTGTCTCCATGGATGGAGGCAATATCCGTACGTCAAAGTCACTACCAGTGCCCATAGAGCATAACTCTTGTTTATTAGTCTCTTTTAATAATCTTCCATACAGATCACTAGGTGTCTCACAGATAGCCTCTCCAATGTAGATATTATATGGCATGTTTTCCAGCCAAGCTTTAAGAGGCAGTAAATCACACGTACAATTCCAAGGGTTATCTTCTAGTTGAAGCTCCACAACCCTCCCGATGTGCTCCAAGACACCTATGTAGGGCATCTTCTGTATTCTATTCCCTCTAATGTCCAAATGAGTCAAGGAAGCAAACCTAAATATATTATCAGGGAGGGCAGAAATCAGATTGTCATTTAAAATAAGGACTTTCAGCTTGTGCAGTTTATTGAAGGCTCCCCGCTCAATATACTTGATTAAATTGTAGTCAGCCTGGAGATACTCCAAGTTCTCTATGCCCAGGAAAGTGTCAGCCCTCAGGATCTTTAATTCATTGTTGTTCAAGTGCAACTGTTTTAATGCACTAAGTCCCTGGAAAGCTCCTCCCTCAATATTCTGCAGTTTGTTATTGCCCAGTTGCAGGGACACAGCATGAGTAAAATTCAGGAAAGTATTTGGGTACAGAATGATCAAAAGATTATTCTGAAAATTCAAATGATAGAAATTGGACTGTGGGGGCTTCAGCTGGTTTGGTCTGTAAACTGCCACTTTTTCGCAGTTGACATATAGTACATTTTCGACTGATAGACAAGAGCAGATATTGCAGATCTCCTGGGTGAGTTCTGAGTCCGGGTTGGTGGAGGAGATTGGGGTAGAGAGGAACAGGAAAAGCCACAGAAACATCTTCAGGCAGTGACAATAAGATCTCAGGCTGCTGGGGCAAATCATCTGATAAACAGAAAGACACCATCTTAATATAAGCAATCCATACATATTAATAAACAGATTAGCGTGTGTGTAAATGAACATGTGTGTATATGGCTGTATACATGTGTGTCTGCACACTGAACTGCTTCTATTACATGTCACTCTGCACTTACAAAGGTTAGACATTTATACCATATGGGATTTGTAGCCTGATGTCTTTGCAGAAGAAACTGGCTATCAATAAATGTATCCCTTTTAGACCTATAACACATATCACAATATAATAACATGGGCATTGACAGCATTACACATGACACTGCATACTTTTAGGCACATCATAGCCAGTGCTATATATCCATAATGTGCGGCTAGCCAACACTTTTTGGTGCATATGTGTGCATGCATGTGGGTGTATTAGTGAGACCTTTACTGCTCATACGATACCAACCACATATTTACTCCATAGGTCCACAGAATAAGATGTATGGGAATTAACTATTTGTATGCAGACATCTCAAATCCAATCTCATTTGGGAAGTGTGTGGGTAAATATCATGCTTTTCTATAATGGTGAAGTGTGTGATATTTACTGTAGGTTCACACTATAATCTACATGCCTGAATCTTGGCAATGACAAAATTAAAACATGCATGTGTTATCACTAAATTGGACATACATCCGCCTCAGCAGCTATTAGTATATGATACATGGATGATCTGATCTATGACTGTATTGTAAATACTGTACAAGTATCTCAGCTTTAATATACTCTCCATACCTTGGCATGCATCTCTGCTCTACCTACATACTTCAGGTCAAAGCATCGGGGCTATAACTACAGTATCTCCTACACAAATGCATCCCAGAAGTCAATATAGTCTACATGGATCTCGTACTCAGATAATACAACATTCTCCATACCTTCATCTCAGTTATCCTTATTGCCTACATGCATCTCAACTGCATCTACTACCTATACTGATCCATCTTAGATATACCATAACTAAGTTCCACATGCATGTATTATCACTAGGATCTCCATACATATATCTACAGCTGTCTCACTATTCTATATGCATGTGCAGCCTACATACCGTACATCTCATCATTAGATGTTCTGTGCACATATTAAATTATGACTATGAGTTGCATACATGAATCCCAGCCAGCACCTTACTTTATATGCAACCATTCGATAATCAGGATGCGCTAAGCACATGCATCTCAGTTATCACAATTTTCATCATATATGGTCTCAGCAAGTATTAATCCTTTTCAtacatacactgcacacacacatcACAGCTAGCTCTATGGTTTACAGACATGCATTTATGCTTTTGCTCACTTGTTCTATCATTTTTCATGCATGGACCTCATGCCACATATATCACTATACTCTACTGCACATACATTACATAGTA from Bufo gargarizans isolate SCDJY-AF-19 chromosome 9, ASM1485885v1, whole genome shotgun sequence harbors:
- the SLITRK4 gene encoding SLIT and NTRK-like protein 4, whose product is MICPSSLRSYCHCLKMFLWLFLFLSTPISSTNPDSELTQEICNICSCLSVENVLYVNCEKVAVYRPNQLKPPQSNFYHLNFQNNLLIILYPNTFLNFTHAVSLQLGNNKLQNIEGGAFQGLSALKQLHLNNNELKILRADTFLGIENLEYLQADYNLIKYIERGAFNKLHKLKVLILNDNLISALPDNIFRFASLTHLDIRGNRIQKMPYIGVLEHIGRVVELQLEDNPWNCTCDLLPLKAWLENMPYNIYIGEAICETPSDLYGRLLKETNKQELCSMGTGSDFDVRILPPSMETTFTTPGGHTAQTSLNRLVTKSPKTTNPSKNSGIVSGKSVPNHTISQIVSFQTRVPPLSPCPSPCVCKTHPSDLGLSVNCQERNVYSLAELVPKPINAKKLHVNGNYIKQVEQTDFAEFEGLDLLHLGSNQLTMIQGNVFCNLTNLRRLYLNGNQIERLSPEIFTGLHNLQYLYLEYNVIREILGGTFESMPNLQLLYLNNNLLRSLPAYIFSGVPLARLNIRNNHFMYLPVSGVLDQLKSLTQIDLEGNPWDCTCDLVALKLWLEKLSEGIVMKEVKCETPVQFANIELRSLKNEILCPKLINKPPTQYTSPIPAIIFTTPLGPMKSPPGGPVPLSILILSILVVLILTVFVAFCLLVFVLRRNKKPTVKHEGIGNQECSSMQLQLRKHDQKALKMDGISAETFFPQTIEQMSKSHTCGIKDTEMGFPFSDHQGQKVVLRNMADKDKDSLHGDSKKRLSTIDELDEFFPGRDSNLFIQNFLESKKEYNSIGVSGFEIHYPEKLQDKKCKKSLIGGNHSKIVVEQRKSEYFELKAKLQGTPDYLQVLEEQTALSKM